The nucleotide sequence CTGAATCAGCTATTGCTGCAACCACAAGCCGATGAAAACCTGGGAGTGCAGTTAGGCTGCCAGTTGGCGGTTTCCAGTTTTAATGCCCTGGGGTATGCCGCGGCTAACAGCGGTTGTTTAAACGACGCATTGGCGTTGATTCCTAAATATGAAGCACTGGTGATGACCTGCGGACGAACCCGGATTCAGGCTGAACAGGACGAGGTTACGGTGAGCTGGACCATGTCAGCTCAGGCGGATCAGTGGCCACCGCCACAACTGATGAATCTGTTGGAAAATCTGTTTTTGGCCAGTTGGGTCACGTTGGCGAGAATGCTGACGGGCAATAACCACGTACTGAATACCGTGTGTTTTACCCATCGCCAGCCCGGTAATATCGCCCTTTGGCATACCGTCTTTGGTGCTGATGTGCGTTTTAATCAAACGCAGGCAATGGTGCGTTTTCCTCGCGCTTTATTGTCACTCACCATCAACCAATCCGATCCGTTTATTCATCAGGTGATGTTGCGGGAAGCACAATCACTCAGTGCAACGCTGCAACAAAAAACACTGGCGGCCAAAGTTATGGAGTGGCTGATGATTGCTTTACCGGATGGAGAGCCGGATCAACAGGCAGTAGCCGAGTTCTTTAATATCAGTGAACGTACGCTGAGGCGGCGTTTGCAACAGGAAGATACCAGTTACCAGAAGATCCTCGAAACCACTCGCCAGCAGCGGGCGAATTATTACCTCCAGCAAACGGATTTGCCGTTGGCAGAAGTGGCTGACCGCCTGGGTTATCAGCACCTCAGCGCGTTTAACGCCGCTTACAAACGCTGGACGGGCAATACGCCGGGCAGCGTTCGTAAATGCAAGGTTTAACGCCGCAATGTGCGGATTTTAAAAGTGGAGGCGAAGCCGGAGCTTTTAAAATTCCGAACCATTGCCTTGTTAGCAGCTTACTCACTGAACCATGCTCCGTCACGAAGCCAAGCTCCAAAGTGACTACCACTAGAAACATCAACTACCACGTTATCTTTGTGCTCAATTGAACACGATATTGTTCGGTCGACCAGCAAGCTCTCAATATGTGTAAGACCACCCTCTATCTCAAGCCGCTTTAGAATATCGCCTGTCCACTCAACCGGATCAACAAAATTGTATTCTGAGATCTTTACCATTGCTTCAGGATATGAATCTCCTATTTTGATAGAGAAACACATTTCCTTGATTCTTTTATACTCAAACTTATTTAGCGCGACCAAAGAAGTCAGCGCTAATATAGGTATAAAAACAATAAGTGCTATGATTTTTAGTGAAACTCTTAGATTCATATGACTGCTAACAGTTTATTCGTGTGCGCGCCTGATATCTTAACGAGTATTTTAGAGCTTACGGCTGCAATCAATCGATTTCACCCTGAAACCTTCCTTAGCAAGATAACCCCTTCCAGAAAAGCGTGCGCACACCATTTCGGCCACGGTATGCCTACTATTTGGTAAGCCATATCCATAAGCCAATAATTATGATGGTGTTGAAACTATCATCAACGGTGAAAGCGGGCAAGAGTAAATTCCTGGCCCTGGCATAAGGCTTGTAGAAAGCACCTTAAATCCGGCTAAGATGCCTTTTTGGCCTTCCAAACATCATAACCGTTTACAGCAAGATGCACGGCCAGTGCAATCGAAACGGCAACCCCTAACGGCACAAAACCGCGCCAATCCAACAGAAAAAAGCCGCTGGATAACATTAAAAATAACGGATAAAACAAGGTACGCTTGAGTACAACAGATATATTTTTCATACAAACTCCATCCAGCGACACGGATTCATTGAATGCCGCTTTCTAATAATAAATTGGTTGGGCTGGACGATAACGCAGAGGTGCCGTTATCCGATTCGTCTTTTAAACTCACCCCCGATAACTGACGTTTGTCAGCTTCCAGCATTAAATACAATAATTTGTGCGTCGCTTCTTCATAGCTCAAACCTTCGTGGCGAATATTGGATATACAATTACGGTGTGCATCATTTTTGCCACTCTGAGGTTGGTAAGTGAAATAACAGCCGAGTGAATCGGGTGAGCTTAACCCGGGACGTTCGCCAATTAACATCACCAACAAACGCGCTTTTAACGCTTCGCCAATCGGATCACCAATCGCCACCCGACCTTGCTCTGCCATTACAACTGGCCCGGTTGTTAATGCGGTGCCGGCCAGTGCTGAGGTGATACTTTGCAGCATCGGAGCAGCATGGTGTGCGACCGCAGCGGATGACAGACCATCAGCAATAACAAAGGCGACATCAAACTCTGCCGGATTATCGCGACGCCATTGTTGTAGGGTTAATTGGTCTTTGCTTTCCAGCAAACGACCCAAATCCGGACGTTGTAAATACATGGCCCGGTTTTGCGCCTGACTTTTGACCTGAAATAGCGGTACTTTTAATAATACTTCAGTGCCAAGCATCTCACGTAATGATTGGCTCAGTTGCGCAAAATCCAGTGGTAAATGAACCGCATCGCGTGCTTTGGCATGGGCCAGCTGAAATTGCAGATGTGTTTCTGTGGTTAAACTCACGCCAGCCCGGCCTAAACCAATACGGGCATCGGTGTAGCGCTTCAG is from Bacterioplanoides sp. SCSIO 12839 and encodes:
- a CDS encoding AraC family transcriptional regulator yields the protein MQSGHLADFPSSADTDTVSASLLAGIVAALTDSDINPHVCLDAAGIEHNLCDNPAGRLPLSAFLEFLNQLLLQPQADENLGVQLGCQLAVSSFNALGYAAANSGCLNDALALIPKYEALVMTCGRTRIQAEQDEVTVSWTMSAQADQWPPPQLMNLLENLFLASWVTLARMLTGNNHVLNTVCFTHRQPGNIALWHTVFGADVRFNQTQAMVRFPRALLSLTINQSDPFIHQVMLREAQSLSATLQQKTLAAKVMEWLMIALPDGEPDQQAVAEFFNISERTLRRRLQQEDTSYQKILETTRQQRANYYLQQTDLPLAEVADRLGYQHLSAFNAAYKRWTGNTPGSVRKCKV
- the eutC gene encoding ethanolamine ammonia-lyase subunit EutC, with the protein product MHNDFIHENPWQALKRYTDARIGLGRAGVSLTTETHLQFQLAHAKARDAVHLPLDFAQLSQSLREMLGTEVLLKVPLFQVKSQAQNRAMYLQRPDLGRLLESKDQLTLQQWRRDNPAEFDVAFVIADGLSSAAVAHHAAPMLQSITSALAGTALTTGPVVMAEQGRVAIGDPIGEALKARLLVMLIGERPGLSSPDSLGCYFTYQPQSGKNDAHRNCISNIRHEGLSYEEATHKLLYLMLEADKRQLSGVSLKDESDNGTSALSSSPTNLLLESGIQ